In a genomic window of Erigeron canadensis isolate Cc75 chromosome 5, C_canadensis_v1, whole genome shotgun sequence:
- the LOC122599535 gene encoding L-type lectin-domain containing receptor kinase SIT1-like codes for MPYSEAFLSSKLDPIRISYDDLVSATNFFADDNLMNRGTYSDVYKGNLLRSEERIDVVIRRYYSSLTLRRIEFLKEIQEHSDLKHRNALSIVGFCDEYDEHMMVFDYQQNESLEKYISDPTALTWSQRLKICLGAASFLRYIHEDMKINSNHGYDHEIKSSKILLDRDWEAKVICFGFHIEYMSRYSYSKSSYTDPENNRSLGAGSQPDTGHYRISKSRSSYMSDVYSFGVILFEVLCGKKAEVKDRGAYDSFARMVKQEYEEGSLDYIINPVLRKQMHPISLSIVSQIAYDCLQQTNRRPSMNRIVEGLQQALELSLKKENLIVHSAHYIDTEKEKTKNETIG; via the exons ATGCCCTATTCAGAGGCTTTTTTAAGCTCGAAACTTGATCCCATAAGAATATCATATGATGATTTAGTATCCGCTACCAACTTCTTTGCAGATGATAATTTGATGAATCGTGGTACGTATTCAGATGTTTACAAAGGAAACCTTTTGAGGTCTGAAGAACGGATCGATGTTGTGATACGGAGGTATTATTCTTCATTGACGTTACGACGCATTGAGTTCCTGAAAGAGATTCAGGAACACTCTGACCTCAAACATAGAAATGCTTTATCTATTGTTGGGTTCTGTGATGAGTATGATGAGCATATGATGGTTTTCGACTATCAACAAAACGAAAGtcttgaaaaatatataagtgaTCCAACGGCTCTCACATGGTCCCAAAGATTGAAAATATGTCTAGGCGCCGCAAGTTTTTTGAGATATATTCATGaagatatgaaaattaattcaaATCATGGCTATGACCATGAAATCAAGAGCTCTAAAATTTTGTTAGATAGAGATTGGGAAGCCAAGGTAATTTGTTTTGGATTTCACATAGAATATATGTCCAGATATTCATATTCAAAATCCAGCTACACAGACCCAGAAAATAATAGATCCCTCGGGGCAGGATCACAGCCAGATACGGGACACTACAGGATCTCCAAGTCAAGATCCAGCTACATGTCTGATGTCTACTCTTTCGGAGTAATATTGTTTGAAGTCCTTTGTGGGAAGAAGGCAGAGGTTAAAGACCGCGGTGCATATGATTCTTTTGCTCGAATGGTCAAACAAGAGTATGAAGAGGGAAGCCTAGATTACATCATCAATCCTGTTCTTAGGAAACAAATGCACCCAATATCATTGTCCATCGTGTCACAAATAGCTTATGATTGTCTCCAGCAAACCAACAGGCGCCCAAGCATGAATCGGATAGTGGAAGGACTTCAGCAAGCATTGGAATTATCTTTGAAAAAGGAAAATCTT ATAGTTCACAGTGCTCATTATATTGATActgagaaagaaaaaacaaaaaatgaaacaatCGGTTAG
- the LOC122599538 gene encoding uncharacterized protein LOC122599538, with amino-acid sequence MSVNSKRQAQSNRRARHPIASSSSTSDQATKDRLEALERKFAKLGKAENQGVAEVSQEYPICESCDELGHTALQCPLIPEQVEEVNQVYGEKRPFDMNSNTYHPGMRNHPNLWYENSSNQLNPNFQGNNQISGAPFQPFQGRNYNQGNYQGGQNQGFNRGYPRNVQQGNNQGRASGSNEVSTGEIMEYLKEMDRKNEIRDKTVESLQKQVGQLAEDVSELRKNPGKLPSDTKINRQHQSGNSKNVKNVEINNASLLRSGKVYDNKVVPPSSLVDGVVEDVDDDQDSEHEPEFVLPKPSKKVSFKEVENNRSSEKFSEKQGKDMEGNTIPFPLTLIDPRLRPTLKKRGPHEEEMWEIFKQVKINIPLIDIIKQVPAYAKYLKELCTQKRHHKLPKKIVLNEEVSAVVMGILPPKLQDPGAPLITIQVGDFKMNKTLLDMGAGVSILPGMLYDQYDFGPLEKVDATLVMADLSLKLPRGIVQDVIVKVEDFYYPVDFLVLDFAPSGNVRQPNVIMGRPFLATANALIDCRRGTVELTFGNRKIRLNVFASVPNPVVSDECFMADVIDECISHESEEDTRESCALVDRLIVEHSETLKKEEKDWEIMAIQEGRPPWTHLVESLPDHIDTHLKPFIESPPQVELKELPSHLKYAFWGKE; translated from the coding sequence ATGAGTGTGAATTCGAAAAGGCAAGCTCAATCGAATAGGAGAGCAAGGCATCCAatagcttcatcatcatctacaaGTGATCAAGCCACCAAAGATCGACTTGAAGCTTTGGAACGGAAGTTTGCTAAGTTGGGGAAAGCTGAAAATCAGGGTGTTGCTGAAGTTTCTCAAGAATACCCGATTTGTGAAAGTTGTGATGAACTTGGACATACGGCTTTGCAATGTCCATTGATCCCGGAACAAGTTGAAGAAGTGAATCAAGTGTATGGAGAAAAGAGACCATTTGACATGAACTCCAACACTTATCATCCGGGAATGAGAAACCATCCAAACCTTTGGTATGAAAATTCTTCAAATCAACTCAACCCAAACTTTCAAGGAAACAACCAAATTAGTGGAGCACCATTTCAACCATTCCAAGGCCGAAACTACAACCAAGGGAATTACCAGGGTGGCCAAAATCAAGGATTCAATCGAGGCTACCCAAGAAACGTTCAACAAGGTAATAACCAAGGTAGAGCATCGGGAAGCAATGAGGTGTCAACCGGGGAAATTATGGAGTATTTGAAGGAAATGGATCGAAAGAATGAGATTCGGGATAAAACGGTTGAATCTTTGCAAAAGCAAGTGGGTCAATTAGCGGAGGATGTGTCGGAATTGAGGAAGAATCCGGGAAAGCTACCAAGTGACACGAAGATCAATCGACAACATCAAAGTGGCAACTCAAAGAATGTCAAGAATGTGGAGATAAACAATGCAAGTCTTCTTCGTAGTGGTAaagtttatgataataaagttgTGCCTCCATCATCACTTGTTGATGGTGTGGTggaggatgttgatgatgaccAAGATAGTGAGCATGAACCGGAATTTGTTTTGCCTAAACCAAGTAAAAAAGTGTCTTTTAAAGAGGTAGAAAACAATAGGTCTAGTGAaaaattttctgaaaaacaaGGAAAAGATATGGAGGGTAATACCATTCCTTTTCCTTTGACTTTGATTGATCCAAGACTTAGGCCTACACTTAAGAAAAGAGGTCCCCATGAGGAAGAAATGTgggaaatttttaaacaagtgaaaatcaatatACCTCTTATTGACATTATTAAACAAGTTCCGGCTTATGCTAAATATCTTAAGGAGTTGTGTACCCAAAAACGACATCATAAACTTCCAAAGAAGATTGTTTTGAATGAGGAAGTTAGTGCCGTTGTGATGGGTATACTCCCACCTAAACTCCAAGATCCTGGAGCACCTTTAATTACAATTCAAGTTGGTGATTTTAAAATGAACAAGACACTTTTGGATATGGGGGCGGGTGTGAGTATCTTACCGGGTATGTTGTATGATCAATATGACTTTGGACCATTGGAAAAAGTCGACGCCACCTTGGTGATGGCTGATTTGTCACTAAAACTTCCAAGAGGAATTGTCCAAGATGTCATAGTGAAGGTGGAGGACTTTTATTACCCCGTAGACTTTTTGGTTCTTGATTTTGCACCAAGCGGTAATGTAAGGCAGCCCAATGTCATCATGGGAAGGCCCTTTTTGGCCACCGCTAATGCATTAATTGATTGTAGGCGGGGTACGGTTGAATTAACCTTTGGCAACCGTAAGATTAGATTAAATGTTTTTGCTAGTGTTCCTAACCCCGTAGTTAGTGACGAATGCTTTATGGCGGACGTCATTGATGAGTGCATTTCTCATGAAAGTGAGGAAGACACACGGGAGTCTTGTGCTTTGGTTGACAGGTTGATTGTGGAGCATAGTGAGACattgaagaaggaagagaagGATTGGGAGATCATGGCAATTCAAGAAGGTAGACCACCATGGACTCATTTGGTTGAAAGTCTACCGGATCACATTGACACTCATCTCAAACCTTTCATTGAAAGTCCACCACAAGTTGAGTTGAAAGAACTCCCATctcatttgaagtatgcattttgGGGAAAAGAATAA
- the LOC122599539 gene encoding probable receptor-like protein kinase At5g59700, with protein sequence MHREDGLGNQGFLAELELLTRCENPNILRLLGYCVNGPERILVYEHASNGSLDDYLNSPDKMINLTWEQRLKMCVGIANGLNYLHKTEGDKNVIIHRDIKSDNILLDENLEVKIADFGLSIFHPTNHPESTIYTKNFAGTNVYADPEYMKMGKLKVESDIYSFGVVLFEILCGKLAYDSFYTNQYEKGLAPVARKHFRKGTIMEMVDGNLMNEAHELSSTLRIGPDQRSLDAFCKVAHECLAETQVSRPKMKVIDEELKKALQFQNISFVPSLVNTRDFGYVFVPPKFEPKDFGSWKERMLLHIVGVEPYLMTILTVGPYVPTYVQRTPGATLEAPEIVTDLVNQRSNGLMMSGDW encoded by the exons ATGCATAGAGAAGACGGGTTAGGGAATCAAGGGTTTCTAGCCGAACTAGAATTGCTTACTAGATGTGAGAATCCCAACATACTCCGTCTTCTTGGATATTGTGTTAATGGTCCTGAAAGGATTCTTGTGTATGAGCATGCTTCTAACGGAAGTCTGGATGATTATCTCAATAGCCCAGACAAGATGATTAATCTTACGTGGGAACAACGTTTAAAGATGTGCGTCGGTATTGCAAACGGATTAAATTACCTCCATAAGACAGAGGGAGACAAAAATGTTATAATACACCGTGATATAAAGAGCGATAACATTCTTTTGGATGAGAATTTGGAGGTCAAGATCGCTGATTTCGGGCTTTCTATATTCCACCCTACAAATCACCCGGAAAGCactatatatacaaagaattTTGCAGGCACAAATGTGTATGCAGATCCAGAATACATGAAGATGGGTAAGCTGAAAGTAGAATCCGATATATACTCTTTCGGAGTAGTTTTATTTGAAATTCTATGTGGAAAGTTGGCATATGATTCATTTTACACCAACCAATATGAGAAGGGGCttgcaccagtggcacgaaaaCACTTTCGAAAGGGAACAATAATGGAAATGGTTGATGGGAACTTAATGAATGAAGCTCATGAACTCAGTTCTACACTAAGGATAGGACCAGATCAACGTTCTTTGGACGCATTTTGCAAAGTCGCTCACGAATGTTTAGCAGAAACTCAAGTTAGTCGTCCAAAAATGAAAGTCATCGATGAAGAACTTAAGAAAGCATTACAGTTTCAA AACATTTCTTTTGTTCCTTCCCTTGTGAatacacgtgactttggttatgtgtTTGTTCCTCCCAAGTttgagcccaaagattttgggtcttggaaggaaagaatgcttcttcacattGTAGGGGTGGAACCTTACCTAATGACCATCTTAACTGTTGGTCCCTACGTACCCACTTATGTCCAAAGAACTCCAGGAGCCACACTTGAAGCTCCTGAGATTGTGACTGATCTGGTAAACCAGAGGTCCAATGGACTGATGATGAGCGGAGACTGGTAA
- the LOC122599536 gene encoding uncharacterized protein LOC122599536: MDFENASKERKLQICELEELRNEAYECASTYKDKMKAVHDAKLKKKVFEVGQKVWLYNSRLKFFPGKLKSKWMGPYVITRVGKFGEIEIEDPKDGVKQMVNGHHLKPYLDASDINGSKKEMVNFISSPPSYDLA; encoded by the coding sequence atggattttgagaaTGCAAGCAAAGAGAGAAAGTTGCAAATATGTGAATTGGAAGAATTGAGAAATGAGGCATATGAATGCGCATCAACATACAAAGACAAGATGAAAGCGGTTCATGAtgccaaattaaagaaaaaggtgTTCGAAGTTGGCCAAAAGGTATGGCTTTACAATTCAAGGCTCAAATTCTTTCCGGGAAAACTCAAGAGCAAGTGGATGGGTCCATATGTCATTACAAGAGTTGGAAAGTTtggtgaaattgaaattgaggatcCAAAGGATGGAGTGAAGCAAATGGTCAACGGGCACCATTTGAAGCCTTATTTGGATGCAAGTGACATTAATGGCTCTAAAAAGGAAATGGTGAACTTCATCTCAAGTCCACCATCTTATGATCTTGCATGA